A window of the Buchnera aphidicola (Tetraneura ulmi) genome harbors these coding sequences:
- a CDS encoding Fe-Mn family superoxide dismutase: protein MNYKLPELDFSYDALEPYFDKQTMIIHHTRHHQTYINNSNLALNSINSELSGKSIEYILYNLNKIDNLDKRQLLRNNLGGHFNHSFFWKGLSLGTNISISFKKVIEKNFGSFLEFKKKFNSVALSRFGSGWVWLVMENNNNKRLSIVSTANQDNPIMRKEISLVTSGTPIIGLDLWEHSYYLKYQNNRSNYIEAFWNVLNWNKVVKRFES, encoded by the coding sequence ATGAATTATAAACTTCCAGAATTAGATTTTTCTTATGATGCTTTAGAACCTTATTTTGATAAACAGACAATGATAATTCATCATACAAGGCATCATCAAACATACATTAATAATTCTAATTTAGCATTAAATTCAATAAATTCTGAATTATCAGGTAAATCTATTGAATATATTTTATATAATTTAAATAAGATAGATAATTTAGATAAAAGACAATTACTAAGAAATAATTTGGGTGGTCATTTTAATCATAGTTTTTTTTGGAAAGGATTGTCTTTAGGCACTAACATTTCTATTAGTTTTAAAAAAGTAATAGAAAAAAATTTTGGTAGTTTTTTAGAATTTAAGAAAAAATTTAATTCTGTTGCTTTATCTAGATTTGGTTCAGGTTGGGTTTGGTTAGTTATGGAAAATAATAATAATAAAAGATTATCTATTGTTTCTACGGCTAATCAAGACAATCCAATAATGAGAAAAGAAATTTCATTGGTAACTTCTGGAACACCTATTATTGGTTTAGATCTTTGGGAACATTCTTATTATCTTAAATATCAAAATAATCGTTCAAATTACATAGAAGCATTTTGGAATGTTTTAAATTGGAATAAAGTAGTTAAACGTTTTGAATCTTAA
- the rnt gene encoding ribonuclease T encodes MFKENEINTLRKRFRNFYPVVIDVETAGFNAKTDALLEIAIVTLKMDELGWIKKESLLHFHIIPFTGSSIKKEALEFNKIDPFNPLRSAVSEKEAFKNIITLINKGIKKQNCKKAIIVAHNATFDHNFTMAAIKRSGFKNHPFHPFVTFDTASLSGLVVGQTVLAKACKASGIIFDTNQAHSALYDTLQTANLFCNIVNKWKKLGGWPLKNINYRSKKNNN; translated from the coding sequence ATGTTTAAAGAAAATGAAATCAATACTTTAAGAAAAAGATTTCGAAACTTTTATCCTGTTGTAATCGATGTAGAGACTGCTGGATTTAATGCAAAAACTGATGCTTTATTAGAAATTGCTATTGTAACTTTAAAAATGGATGAACTTGGTTGGATAAAAAAAGAATCCTTACTACATTTTCATATAATTCCTTTTACTGGGTCTTCTATAAAAAAAGAAGCGTTAGAATTTAATAAAATCGATCCATTCAACCCACTACGATCCGCTGTTAGTGAAAAAGAAGCATTTAAAAATATAATTACGTTGATAAATAAAGGAATTAAAAAACAAAATTGCAAGAAAGCAATTATCGTAGCACATAATGCTACTTTTGATCATAATTTTACTATGGCTGCTATAAAAAGATCAGGGTTTAAAAATCATCCATTTCATCCTTTTGTAACCTTCGATACAGCATCACTAAGTGGATTAGTAGTAGGTCAAACTGTTTTAGCAAAAGCATGTAAAGCTTCAGGAATAATTTTTGATACCAATCAAGCTCATTCAGCTTTATACGATACTCTACAAACCGCAAATTTATTTTGTAATATTGTAAATAAATGGAAAAAATTAGGTGGTTGGCCTTTAAAAAATATAAATTATCGATCGAAGAAAAATAATAACTAA
- the grxD gene encoding Grx4 family monothiol glutaredoxin yields the protein MKTIEKIKNQIKNNPIIIYMKGTPEHPSCGFSAQAVKVLSSFGKRFAYIDVLKNSDIRTELPIYANWPTFPQLWVSGNLVGGCNIILELFKNGKLKKIINSVKENKS from the coding sequence ATGAAAACAATTGAGAAAATTAAAAATCAAATAAAAAATAATCCAATTATTATTTATATGAAAGGAACCCCAGAACATCCTAGTTGTGGATTTTCTGCACAAGCTGTAAAAGTTTTATCAAGTTTTGGAAAAAGATTTGCTTACATTGATGTATTAAAAAATTCAGATATACGAACTGAATTGCCAATCTATGCAAATTGGCCTACTTTTCCTCAATTATGGGTTTCTGGAAATTTAGTAGGAGGTTGTAATATAATATTAGAATTATTTAAAAATGGAAAATTAAAAAAAATTATAAATTCTGTTAAAGAAAATAAATCATAA
- the pth gene encoding aminoacyl-tRNA hydrolase, with the protein MLICKIKLVVGISNPNKYYGETRHNVGSWMLYSLVNRYKEKFIKNKKFFGFVSNVILKKKKIKFLIPNIYMNINGRSVFSVASYYNISLSEMLIIHDDIDLFPGDIKIKYGIGHGGHNGLRSIKSYFEKKIYFHRVRIGIGRPLFKDQISKYVLDKPSKNEHFLIVNSIKRNILEIENRFF; encoded by the coding sequence ATGCTTATTTGTAAAATTAAATTAGTTGTAGGAATATCTAATCCAAATAAATATTATGGAGAAACTAGACATAATGTTGGATCTTGGATGCTTTATAGTTTAGTAAATAGATATAAAGAAAAGTTTATAAAAAATAAAAAATTTTTTGGTTTTGTTTCTAATGTAATTTTAAAAAAAAAAAAAATTAAGTTTTTAATTCCAAATATTTATATGAATATAAATGGTCGTTCTGTGTTTTCTGTTGCTTCTTATTATAATATTAGTTTGAGTGAAATGTTAATAATTCATGATGATATAGATTTGTTTCCTGGTGATATAAAAATTAAATATGGAATCGGACATGGAGGACACAATGGATTACGTAGTATAAAATCTTACTTCGAAAAAAAAATTTATTTTCATCGAGTTAGAATTGGAATTGGAAGACCTTTATTTAAAGATCAAATCTCTAAATATGTTTTAGATAAACCTAGTAAAAATGAACATTTTTTAATTGTTAATTCTATAAAGAGAAACATTCTAGAAATAGAAAACAGGTTCTTTTAA
- the ychF gene encoding redox-regulated ATPase YchF codes for MSLKCGIVGFPNVGKSTLFNALTNLNINAENYPFCTIHPNFGSVAIYDSRLYKLAKIVPTKRIINTFVEFVDIAGLIEGASKGEGLGNKFLSDIRNTDAIVHMVRCFESDSIIHVRGKISPIEDIEIINSELVLSDYNVCVKVLNKIKINKNKNILDKKKIEVLEKCFKHLDNLSMLNNLFLSEEERSYIKEFNFLTIKPMLYVANVNNNKRSVYFIEQINDYFNTKESVFPILLGKDNNGCFCFNVNNKLKKQFFTDQIKDISFSVLKLLNLHTFFTVGEKEIKSWTIKKNSTVIEAARKIHSDFFRGFIKAKVISFNDFISFKGEKLAKNSGKTRIEGKDYIVQDGDILNFLFNI; via the coding sequence ATGAGTTTAAAATGTGGAATAGTAGGATTTCCAAATGTTGGTAAATCAACTTTATTTAACGCTTTGACAAATTTGAATATTAATGCAGAAAATTATCCTTTTTGTACAATTCATCCAAATTTTGGAAGTGTTGCAATTTATGATTCTAGATTATACAAATTAGCTAAAATAGTGCCTACAAAAAGAATAATAAACACTTTTGTAGAATTTGTTGATATAGCAGGATTAATAGAAGGAGCTTCTAAGGGAGAGGGTTTAGGAAACAAGTTTTTATCTGATATTCGTAATACTGACGCAATTGTTCATATGGTTCGTTGTTTTGAAAGTGATTCTATTATTCATGTTCGTGGAAAAATATCACCAATAGAAGATATTGAGATTATTAATTCTGAATTGGTTCTTTCAGATTACAACGTTTGTGTAAAAGTTTTAAATAAAATTAAAATTAATAAAAATAAAAATATTTTAGATAAAAAAAAAATTGAAGTTTTAGAAAAATGTTTTAAACATTTAGATAATTTAAGTATGTTAAACAATCTTTTTTTAAGTGAAGAAGAAAGATCATACATTAAAGAATTTAATTTTTTAACGATAAAACCCATGTTATATGTTGCAAATGTTAATAATAATAAAAGAAGTGTTTATTTTATTGAACAAATTAATGATTATTTCAACACAAAAGAATCTGTTTTTCCTATTTTGCTTGGAAAAGATAATAATGGATGTTTTTGTTTTAATGTAAATAATAAATTAAAAAAACAGTTTTTTACCGATCAAATTAAAGATATTTCTTTTTCTGTATTAAAATTATTAAATCTTCATACGTTTTTTACTGTTGGAGAAAAAGAAATAAAGTCTTGGACTATAAAGAAAAATAGTACTGTTATAGAAGCTGCAAGAAAGATTCATAGTGATTTTTTTCGTGGTTTTATCAAAGCTAAAGTTATTAGTTTTAATGATTTTATTTCTTTCAAAGGAGAAAAATTAGCAAAAAATTCTGGGAAAACTAGAATTGAAGGAAAAGATTATATTGTACAGGATGGTGATATTTTAAATTTTTTATTCAATATTTAA